Proteins encoded in a region of the Eschrichtius robustus isolate mEscRob2 chromosome 16, mEscRob2.pri, whole genome shotgun sequence genome:
- the SBDS gene encoding ribosome maturation protein SBDS, whose product MSIFTPTNQIRLTNVAVVRMKRAGKRFEIACYKNKVVGWRSGVEKDLDEVLQTHSVFVNVSKGQVARKEDLISAFGTDDQTEICKQILTKGEVQVSDKERHTQLEQMFRDIATIVADKCVNPETKRPYTVILIERAMKDIHYSVKPNKSTKQQALEVIKQLKEKMKIERAHMRLRFIVPVNEGKKLKEKLKPLIKVIESEDYGQQLDIVCLIDPGCFREIDELVKKETKGKGSLEVLNLKDVEEGDEKLE is encoded by the exons ATGTCGATCTTCACCCCCACCAACCAGATCCGCCTGACCAATGTGGCCGTAGTACGAATGAAGCGAGCCGGAAAGCGCTTCGAAATCGCCTGCTACAAAAACAAAGTCGTAGGCTGGCGGAGCGGCGT GGAAAAAGACCTTGATGAAGTTCTGCAGACCCACTCAGTGTTTGTAAATGTCTCTAAAGGTCAGGTTGCAAGGAAGGAAGATCTCATCAGTGCGTTTGGAACAGATGACCAGACTGAAATCTGTAAGCAG ATTTTGACTAAAGGAGAGGTTCAAGTGTCAGATAAAGAACGGCACACACAGCTGGAGCAGATGTTTAGGGACATTGCAACTATTGTGGCCGACAAATGTGTGAACCCTGAAACAAAGAGACCGTACACCGTTATCCTTATTGAGAGAGCCATGAAGGACATCCACTATTCGGTCAAACCCAACAAGAGTACAAAACAGCAg GCTTTGGAAGTGATAAAGCagttaaaggagaaaatgaagataGAACGTGCTCACATGAGACTTCGGTTCATTGTTCCAGTGAATGAAGGGAAGAAGCTGAAAGAAAAACTCAAGCCACTCATCAAGGTTATAGAAAGTGAAGACTATGGTCAACAGTTAGATATT GTGTGTCTCATCGACCCTGGCTGCTTCCGAGAAATCGATGAGCTCGTaaaaaaggagacaaaaggcaAAGGCTCTTTGGAAGTACTCAATTTGAAAGACGTggaagaaggagatgagaaattggagtGA